One window of Mus caroli chromosome 11, CAROLI_EIJ_v1.1, whole genome shotgun sequence genomic DNA carries:
- the Slc35g6 gene encoding solute carrier family 35 member G6: MAEALHGTRQPDPGGEEEVQEEMAASHPYFNLPDFTQPSPPSTPASLPSKHHHCCGPSNATKGLFVALLGGGLSAGFVGPFSRMAYQTSQLPSLELLIFRCLFHLPIALLLKFRGDPLLGPPDVRVRAFLHAILNVLSIGCAYSAVQVVPAGNAVTVRKGSSTVCSALLALCLESQGLSGYAWCGLFGSTLGLIIIVGPGLGTLQEGTTGLYTALGYVLAFLGGLALSLGLQIYRSLHFPSCLPTVAFLFGLVGLMVSVPGLFVLQTPVLPQDTLSWSCVVAVGLLALVSFVCVSYAVTKAHPALVCAVLHSEVVVALMLQYYVLYETVAPSDIMGAGVVLGSIAIITAQNLSCDKEGQMEE, from the exons ATGGCTGAAGCTCTGCACGGGACCAGGCAACCTGAcccaggaggagaggaggaagtccAAGAAGAGATG GCTGCCAGTCATCCCTATTTCAACCTACCTGACTTCACCCAGCCATCGCCGCCCTCCACTCCAGCCAGCCTCCCCTCCAAACATCACCATTGCTGCGGGCCCTCCAATGCCACCAAAGGCCTGTTTGTGGCTCTGCTGGGTGGAGGCCTGTCTGCTGGCTTCGTGGGCCCATTCTCCCGTATGGCTTACCAGACCTCCCAGTTGCCCTCGTTGGAGCTGCTCATCTTCCGATGCCTCTTCCACCTCCCCATTGCCTTGTTACTTAAGTTCCGTGGTGATCCACTGCTGGGACCTCCTGATGTTCGGGTTCGGGCCTTCCTCCATGCCATTCTTAATGTCCTCAGCATTGGTTGCGCCTACAGTGCTGTTCAGGTGGTGCCTGCCGGCAACGCAGTCACTGTCCGCAAAGGTTCTTCCACTGTGTGCTCTGCCCTCCTGGCACTCTGCCTCGAGAGCCAGGGTCTCAGTGGCTACGCCTGGTGTGGCCTGTTTGGCAGCACCCTTGGGCTAATCATCATCGTGGGACCTGGACTAGGGACACTGCAAGAAGGGACTACTGGCCTCTACACAGCCCTGGGCTATGTACTGGCTTTCCTGGGAGGACTGGCACTGTCACTGGGGCTGCAGATTTACCGCTCTCTACACTTCCCTTCCTGCCTACCAACTGTGGCCTTCCTATTTGGCCTGGTGGGGCTAATGGTCTCTGTACCAGGCCTCTTTGTGCTGCAGACCCCTGTGCTACCCCAAGACACTCTAAGCTGGAGCTGTGTGGTGGCAGTGGGGCTCCTTGCATTGGTTTCCTTTGTATGTGTGAGCTATGCAGTCACCAAGGCCCACCCTGCCCTGGTATGTGCTGTCCTGCACTCTGAGGTCGTGGTAGCCCTCATGCTGCAGTATTACGTGCTCTATGAGACCGTGGCACCTTCTGACATCATGGGAGCAGGGGTTGTGTTGGGCAGCATTGCCATCATTACTGCCCAGAACCTCAGTTGTGATAAGGAAGGGCAAATGGAGGAATGA